One stretch of Shewanella sp. Arc9-LZ DNA includes these proteins:
- the glsB gene encoding glutaminase B, producing the protein MPEQLLLQQAVDKVRLLLGKGKVAGYIPALACVDPNKIGIAVTTLDGQTIGAGDYLEPFSIQSISKVFSLTQALNLYTEDEIWSRVGKEPSGHSFNSLVQVELERGKPRNPFINAGALVIADLLQARLGAPKHRMLEVVRQLSQNPTLAYDKVVADSEFQFSARNASIAYLMKSFGNFEGDVNTVLKSYFHYCALRMNCADLSRAMFYLANRGKTLDGDSLVSPVQTRQLNALLATSGLYDGAGEFAYRVGMPGKSGVGGGIIAVIPGDMSICVWSPELDNNGNSLAGTAMLEHLSQQLGRSIF; encoded by the coding sequence TTGCCTGAGCAATTATTACTTCAACAAGCCGTCGATAAAGTAAGATTGCTATTGGGTAAAGGCAAGGTTGCAGGATATATTCCTGCGCTTGCCTGCGTTGACCCTAACAAAATAGGGATTGCCGTTACTACCCTTGATGGCCAAACAATTGGTGCCGGTGATTACCTTGAGCCTTTTTCAATTCAAAGTATTTCTAAAGTCTTTAGCCTTACTCAGGCACTTAATTTATATACTGAAGATGAAATTTGGAGTCGTGTGGGTAAAGAACCCTCAGGGCATTCATTTAACTCGCTGGTACAGGTCGAATTAGAACGCGGTAAACCTCGCAACCCTTTTATTAATGCCGGTGCGCTAGTTATTGCTGACTTGTTGCAAGCCCGTTTAGGGGCGCCTAAGCATCGTATGCTTGAGGTTGTGCGTCAATTGAGCCAGAACCCGACGTTAGCCTACGATAAAGTTGTGGCGGATTCTGAGTTCCAGTTCAGTGCACGTAATGCATCTATTGCCTATTTAATGAAGTCATTTGGTAATTTTGAAGGCGACGTCAATACCGTACTTAAAAGTTATTTTCATTATTGTGCATTAAGAATGAATTGCGCTGACTTGTCCCGTGCGATGTTCTATTTGGCCAATCGCGGTAAGACACTCGATGGTGACAGCTTAGTTTCGCCGGTGCAAACTCGGCAACTCAATGCATTACTGGCGACATCTGGATTATACGATGGCGCAGGAGAGTTTGCTTATCGAGTAGGTATGCCCGGTAAAAGTGGCGTGGGTGGCGGCATTATTGCGGTTATTCCTGGTGATATGTCTATTTGTGTGTGGTCACCTGAGCTAGACAATAATGGTAACTCGCTTGCGGGCACAGCCATGTTAGAACATTTAAGCCAACAGTTAGGCCGTTCAATTTTTTAG
- a CDS encoding YggL family protein, with product MAQNRSRRLRKKLRVDEFQELGFEINWTFDESVSEEDIDNLVDQFLVEVIEPRQLGFHGGGHKQWEGIIATQAIGKCTDEDTAAVNAFWKDKPVSNLEVSDLYDIWWG from the coding sequence ATGGCGCAAAATCGTAGTCGTCGTTTACGTAAAAAATTACGAGTTGATGAGTTTCAAGAATTAGGCTTTGAAATCAACTGGACTTTTGATGAGTCGGTATCTGAAGAAGATATTGATAACTTAGTTGATCAGTTTCTTGTTGAGGTCATTGAACCTCGTCAATTAGGTTTCCACGGTGGTGGACACAAGCAATGGGAAGGTATTATTGCTACCCAAGCTATCGGTAAATGTACTGATGAAGATACCGCAGCAGTGAATGCGTTCTGGAAAGACAAGCCTGTTTCTAACCTCGAAGTGAGTGATTTGTACGATATCTGGTGGGGTTAA
- the trmB gene encoding tRNA (guanosine(46)-N7)-methyltransferase TrmB — MSDVTTAEFNEDGKYIRKIRSFVLREGRLTKGQSQAIEAHWPAMGLDYTPQALELTQVFGRDADTVLEIGFGMGASLVQMAKAAPEQNFIGIEVHKPGIGTCLSDAGAAEVTNLRVYHHDAMEVLEHSIVDGSLERVQLFFPDPWHKKRHHKRRIVQAEFVQLIRRKLKIGGVFHMATDWENYSEHMLEIMNAAEGYKNQSTTGTVVERPEHRPLTKFEARGHRLGHGVWDIMFERTA; from the coding sequence ATGAGCGACGTTACCACAGCTGAATTTAACGAAGACGGTAAGTATATTCGTAAAATCAGAAGTTTTGTTTTACGCGAAGGCCGTTTAACCAAAGGCCAATCTCAAGCAATTGAAGCACATTGGCCAGCAATGGGACTTGATTATACTCCACAAGCATTGGAGTTAACTCAAGTATTTGGTCGCGATGCTGATACCGTGTTAGAAATCGGTTTTGGTATGGGGGCATCATTAGTCCAAATGGCAAAAGCTGCCCCAGAGCAAAACTTTATTGGCATAGAAGTTCATAAACCTGGTATTGGTACGTGTCTTTCTGATGCCGGTGCAGCTGAAGTGACTAACTTACGTGTATATCATCATGATGCAATGGAAGTGCTAGAGCACAGCATTGTTGATGGTTCACTTGAGCGCGTACAATTGTTTTTCCCTGACCCATGGCATAAAAAACGTCATCATAAGCGCCGGATTGTACAAGCTGAATTTGTACAACTTATCCGCCGTAAGCTTAAAATTGGTGGTGTATTTCATATGGCAACCGATTGGGAAAATTACAGCGAGCATATGTTAGAAATAATGAATGCAGCAGAAGGTTATAAAAATCAATCAACAACTGGTACAGTTGTCGAACGTCCAGAGCATCGTCCGCTTACCAAGTTTGAAGCAAGAGGCCACAGACTCGGTCACGGCGTATGGGATATCATGTTTGAGCGTACTGCTTAA
- the mutY gene encoding A/G-specific adenine glycosylase yields the protein MKNLTPFSERIIAWYDLHGRKSLPWQINKTPYRVWVSEIMLQQTQVATVIPYYEKFMARFPSVVDLANAHQDEVLHLWTGLGYYARARNLHKAAQHIRDAFNGEFPTQFDDVLALSGIGKSTAGAVLSLSLGQHHPILDGNVKRVLARHGAIEGWPGQKNVEQQLWQLTDTFTPAKNVEKFNQAMMDIGSSVCTRSKPNCAACPVAIDCVAQQTGHQSLYPGKKPKKVTPEKSAFMLVLVDNSGDSVKVQLIQRPPAGIWGGLWCFPQFEQQAELEDYLTLHNLTASEQGLAGFRHTFSHFHLDIQPVLVELSVDQATGIMEQTSALWYNIEQPAKVGLAAATERILANLAVLFATY from the coding sequence ATGAAAAATCTGACTCCATTTTCTGAGCGTATCATCGCTTGGTATGACCTACATGGTCGTAAATCACTGCCTTGGCAGATCAATAAAACGCCTTACCGTGTTTGGGTGTCGGAGATCATGCTCCAGCAAACCCAAGTCGCGACGGTTATTCCCTATTATGAAAAATTTATGGCGCGTTTCCCCAGCGTGGTAGATCTTGCGAATGCTCATCAAGATGAGGTGCTGCATTTGTGGACTGGCCTAGGTTATTACGCCAGAGCACGCAATTTACATAAAGCAGCCCAACATATTCGTGATGCTTTTAATGGCGAGTTTCCTACTCAGTTTGATGATGTGCTCGCGTTATCTGGAATCGGTAAATCAACTGCTGGCGCAGTATTATCCTTGTCGCTCGGTCAACACCACCCTATTTTAGACGGTAATGTAAAACGAGTATTGGCCCGACATGGTGCTATTGAAGGTTGGCCAGGGCAAAAAAACGTTGAACAACAATTGTGGCAATTAACCGATACGTTCACACCTGCCAAAAACGTTGAAAAGTTTAACCAGGCAATGATGGATATTGGTTCAAGTGTTTGCACTCGCAGTAAACCTAATTGCGCAGCCTGCCCTGTAGCAATTGATTGTGTGGCTCAACAGACGGGTCATCAAAGTCTATATCCCGGTAAAAAACCTAAAAAAGTGACGCCAGAAAAATCAGCTTTTATGCTGGTATTAGTCGACAACAGCGGAGATTCTGTAAAAGTTCAGCTTATCCAACGCCCACCTGCAGGTATTTGGGGGGGGTTATGGTGTTTTCCGCAATTTGAACAGCAAGCAGAATTAGAAGATTATTTAACGCTGCATAATTTGACAGCGTCAGAACAAGGGCTTGCTGGGTTTAGGCATACATTCAGTCATTTCCATCTTGATATTCAACCAGTATTAGTTGAACTATCTGTCGATCAAGCAACAGGCATCATGGAACAAACCTCGGCTCTCTGGTATAACATAGAGCAACCTGCGAAAGTCGGGTTGGCAGCCGCCACAGAACGTATTTTGGCTAATTTAGCCGTACTTTTCGCGACATATTAG
- a CDS encoding oxidative damage protection protein: protein MARTVHCQHLNKSADGLDFQLYPGELGKRIFDNISKEAWGLWQKKQTMLINEKKLNMMNVDDRKFLEEQMTHFLFEGKDVEIEGYVPPAEDE, encoded by the coding sequence ATGGCTCGCACAGTTCACTGTCAACACCTAAACAAATCAGCTGACGGCTTAGATTTTCAGCTTTACCCAGGCGAATTAGGTAAGCGTATTTTTGACAATATCAGTAAAGAAGCTTGGGGCTTATGGCAAAAGAAACAAACCATGCTCATTAATGAGAAAAAGCTCAATATGATGAATGTTGATGACCGCAAATTTCTTGAAGAGCAAATGACTCACTTTTTATTTGAAGGTAAAGACGTTGAAATTGAAGGCTATGTTCCACCTGCTGAAGATGAATAA
- a CDS encoding YceI family protein, with product MKKHLIAALIGATFMLPVAVNAADYVIDTQGAHASIQFSVSHLGYSFVVGRFNEFSGDFSFDADKVADAKVNVKINTNSVDSNHAERDKHLRSADFLNTSKFPEASFSSTSIVDKGNNQFEINGDFTLNGVTKPLTIDAVAIGEGKDPWGGYRAGFSGTTTFAMKDFGVKMDLGPASANVELALVVEGVKQ from the coding sequence ATGAAAAAACACCTTATAGCAGCACTAATCGGTGCAACGTTTATGTTACCTGTTGCAGTTAATGCTGCCGACTATGTTATCGACACTCAAGGTGCACATGCATCGATTCAATTTAGTGTAAGCCATTTGGGTTATAGCTTTGTAGTAGGGCGCTTTAATGAGTTTTCTGGCGACTTCAGTTTTGATGCTGACAAAGTCGCAGATGCGAAAGTGAATGTTAAAATTAACACTAACAGTGTTGATTCTAATCATGCCGAGCGTGACAAGCATTTACGCAGTGCAGACTTTTTAAATACCAGTAAATTCCCTGAAGCCTCTTTTTCATCAACATCAATTGTTGATAAAGGAAATAACCAGTTTGAAATTAATGGTGACTTTACTTTAAATGGTGTGACTAAGCCGTTAACCATTGATGCCGTTGCTATTGGTGAAGGTAAAGATCCATGGGGTGGATATCGTGCTGGTTTTAGCGGCACAACCACTTTTGCGATGAAAGATTTTGGTGTCAAAATGGATTTAGGTCCAGCTTCTGCTAACGTTGAATTAGCATTGGTAGTGGAAGGCGTTAAACAATAA
- a CDS encoding cytochrome b gives MLKNTSAGYGLVTIFFHWLSAIAVIGLFSAGYWMVDLTYYSSWYQTAPHLHKSVGLLLLGLTLLRLVWRGISHTPSPLSNHQPWEKRLAKWAHTVLYTLMLLIMSSGIMISTADGRDIWIFDWFAVPFPNAFIDDQADIAGLIHQYLAYSLIGLVVLHAAGAIKHHVIDKDNTLKRMLMPNRISK, from the coding sequence ATGTTAAAAAACACTTCAGCTGGCTATGGCTTAGTAACCATTTTTTTCCATTGGTTGTCCGCCATCGCAGTTATTGGTCTATTTAGTGCTGGTTATTGGATGGTAGATCTTACCTACTACAGTAGTTGGTACCAAACTGCGCCGCATCTGCATAAAAGTGTCGGTTTGCTTTTACTTGGGTTAACGCTATTAAGGTTAGTTTGGCGAGGGATATCACACACTCCGAGCCCATTATCGAATCATCAGCCTTGGGAAAAACGCTTGGCAAAGTGGGCACATACTGTTCTTTATACGCTAATGTTACTCATTATGAGTTCAGGAATTATGATTTCGACAGCCGATGGTCGAGATATTTGGATTTTTGACTGGTTTGCCGTGCCATTTCCTAATGCTTTTATTGATGATCAAGCTGATATAGCGGGGTTAATACATCAATACCTTGCCTATAGCTTAATTGGCTTGGTTGTGTTGCATGCAGCTGGTGCGATTAAGCATCATGTTATTGATAAAGATAACACCCTTAAAAGAATGCTGATGCCAAATCGTATTAGCAAATAA
- a CDS encoding SapC family protein gives MPNQITLLEQTKHGDLKLTPSDFSHVAEQHIVPVTLHEINRAATEYPIVFVKNSDTNEFQSVAMLGLKPGQNLSVKDGKWQGLYIPAVVRDYPLGLVVNPDVKDKVWIGIREDAKEVTKTDGQALFEDGKETPFLEARKQALISHYEQDQATRGILGFLDEKGLLINQTLTVDVAGEKRNINGLYLIDEAKLNALSDEEFIELKKRGLLGPIYGHLGSLNQVNRLARVEVLGR, from the coding sequence ATGCCTAACCAGATTACATTATTAGAACAAACCAAGCATGGTGATTTAAAACTGACTCCAAGTGATTTTTCTCACGTGGCGGAGCAGCACATTGTGCCGGTTACCTTGCATGAAATTAACCGTGCTGCCACTGAGTATCCAATCGTATTTGTTAAAAACAGTGACACTAACGAATTTCAATCAGTTGCGATGTTAGGCCTAAAACCAGGTCAAAATCTAAGTGTGAAAGATGGTAAGTGGCAAGGTTTGTATATTCCAGCTGTTGTTCGTGACTATCCCCTTGGTTTAGTGGTTAATCCAGACGTTAAAGATAAAGTATGGATTGGTATACGCGAAGATGCCAAAGAAGTGACTAAAACAGACGGCCAAGCATTATTTGAAGATGGTAAAGAAACTCCATTTTTAGAAGCGCGTAAGCAAGCTTTGATTAGCCACTATGAACAAGATCAAGCTACTCGCGGTATTTTAGGGTTTCTAGATGAAAAAGGGCTGTTGATTAATCAGACTCTCACTGTTGATGTAGCGGGTGAGAAGCGTAATATCAATGGTTTATACCTTATTGATGAAGCTAAATTAAATGCACTAAGCGACGAAGAGTTTATCGAGCTTAAAAAGCGCGGTCTACTAGGCCCAATTTATGGTCATTTGGGTTCTTTAAACCAAGTTAATCGTTTAGCCCGTGTTGAAGTACTCGGTAGATAG
- a CDS encoding NAD(P)/FAD-dependent oxidoreductase yields the protein MVQRIVIVGGGAAGLALASKLGRKFGKNPLIDISLIDKNTVHIWKPKLHEVAVGVIDQSIEGLQYRDHGLKNGYRYIRGAIEQCDPTTKKIQLAPVYNDEGEMIIAARNIEYDTLVLALGGVSNSFNTPGAEKHCIFLDSLDSANLFHHKLMDALLQLNETQDQLGIGIVGAGATGVELAAELHHVIESVREYGYQNISKDHLDINLIEASPKILPQLPEQVSTRAQTVLSKLGVKLHLGVQVKEVTKEGFVTATGETIKANIKVWAAGVKGPKVFENFTQLPVTPRNQIDVDDCMRVKGIDDIYALGDCAQLILPSGKPVPPRAQAAAQMADRLYANICLKMKQQPEKPFVYKDYGSLVSLSRFSAVGNLMGSLRSGDFFVEGHIARLMYISLYQRHLASLYGWFSASVYRIAQKLLRWQRPKLKLH from the coding sequence ATGGTGCAACGAATTGTTATCGTGGGTGGTGGGGCTGCAGGGCTAGCATTGGCTTCAAAATTGGGCCGGAAATTTGGTAAAAATCCGTTAATCGACATTAGTTTGATTGATAAAAATACCGTCCACATATGGAAACCTAAATTACATGAAGTCGCTGTTGGTGTAATTGATCAATCAATCGAAGGCCTACAATATCGAGATCACGGATTAAAGAATGGTTACCGTTATATTCGAGGTGCCATTGAGCAATGCGATCCGACGACTAAGAAAATTCAACTTGCTCCTGTGTATAACGATGAAGGCGAGATGATCATTGCCGCGCGTAATATTGAATACGATACTCTTGTTCTAGCCTTAGGGGGCGTATCAAATAGCTTTAATACACCAGGAGCCGAAAAACACTGTATTTTTTTAGACAGTCTAGACAGTGCTAATCTGTTTCATCATAAGCTGATGGATGCACTGTTACAGCTTAATGAAACCCAAGATCAATTAGGTATCGGCATTGTTGGTGCGGGTGCTACAGGTGTCGAGCTTGCCGCTGAGCTCCATCATGTTATTGAATCAGTAAGAGAGTACGGTTATCAAAACATCTCTAAAGATCATTTAGATATAAATTTAATAGAAGCATCCCCAAAAATACTCCCTCAATTGCCAGAGCAAGTCAGTACCAGAGCGCAAACTGTACTGTCAAAATTAGGGGTTAAATTGCATTTAGGTGTGCAGGTTAAAGAAGTAACCAAAGAAGGCTTTGTTACTGCGACAGGGGAGACGATAAAAGCCAATATCAAAGTGTGGGCGGCAGGTGTTAAAGGTCCCAAAGTATTTGAAAATTTCACTCAACTTCCCGTCACTCCACGTAATCAAATTGATGTAGATGATTGCATGCGTGTAAAAGGCATTGATGATATTTATGCTTTAGGCGACTGTGCTCAATTAATCTTACCATCAGGTAAGCCGGTACCACCAAGAGCCCAAGCAGCGGCTCAAATGGCAGATCGTCTCTATGCCAATATTTGTTTGAAGATGAAACAGCAGCCAGAAAAGCCTTTCGTTTATAAAGACTATGGATCACTAGTATCACTGAGTCGTTTTTCGGCGGTTGGGAACTTAATGGGAAGCCTCCGCTCAGGAGATTTTTTTGTTGAAGGACACATTGCTCGTTTGATGTACATCTCTCTGTATCAGCGTCATTTAGCCAGCTTGTATGGCTGGTTCTCAGCTTCTGTATATCGTATTGCCCAAAAGCTACTGCGCTGGCAACGCCCTAAGCTCAAGTTACACTAG
- the glnB gene encoding nitrogen regulatory protein P-II — translation MKKVEAIIKPFKLDDVREALAEIGITGMTVSEVKGFGRQKGHTELYRGAEYMVDFLPKVKIELVIQDDILERAIDVIVDIARTGKIGDGKIFVTDIERVIRIRTGEENEEAV, via the coding sequence ATGAAAAAAGTCGAAGCGATTATTAAACCGTTTAAACTTGATGACGTGCGTGAGGCACTTGCTGAAATTGGCATTACGGGTATGACGGTATCAGAGGTTAAAGGCTTTGGGCGTCAGAAAGGCCACACAGAGCTTTATCGTGGTGCAGAATATATGGTTGATTTTTTACCTAAGGTAAAAATTGAATTAGTGATCCAAGATGACATTCTGGAACGTGCGATTGATGTTATCGTTGATATAGCCAGAACAGGTAAAATTGGTGACGGTAAAATATTTGTAACTGATATCGAACGCGTGATTCGTATTCGCACTGGCGAAGAAAATGAAGAAGCAGTATAA
- a CDS encoding GspH/FimT family pseudopilin, whose product MTNFNRVKGFGLIEVIVTTLVVMLMSLIAIPSFKSVNEQVRVKSNIITIQQSLQFARNMAINYGRRVTVCNLEDNNCTKQWHKGFTVFLDGSQKNELSVDDIILLQVPSFNENDFVYYNRTSVRFQPDGLASGTNGTFRYCPNSIDSPYSKAVIINQSGRVRFSKKKVTCKKR is encoded by the coding sequence ATGACAAATTTTAACCGAGTTAAAGGCTTTGGTCTTATTGAAGTTATCGTGACGACACTCGTTGTAATGTTAATGTCACTTATTGCAATTCCATCATTCAAATCAGTTAATGAGCAAGTCAGAGTAAAAAGCAATATCATAACAATTCAGCAATCATTGCAGTTTGCTCGTAATATGGCGATCAATTACGGAAGAAGAGTGACGGTTTGTAATCTCGAAGATAACAATTGCACCAAGCAATGGCATAAAGGATTTACAGTTTTCCTTGATGGTTCACAAAAAAATGAATTATCTGTAGATGATATAATTTTACTTCAAGTACCTTCTTTTAATGAGAATGACTTTGTTTATTACAATAGAACATCAGTAAGATTCCAACCTGATGGTCTCGCGTCAGGAACCAACGGCACTTTTAGGTACTGCCCTAATTCAATTGATAGCCCTTACTCGAAAGCAGTAATAATTAATCAATCTGGCAGAGTACGCTTTTCAAAGAAAAAGGTAACATGTAAAAAAAGGTAA
- a CDS encoding GspH/FimT family pseudopilin: MRRTSGFTLIELMVTVAVSAILLAVAAPSFTSLYNNTRAASAIGNIESSMAFARSQAVNFGRKVSVCPGNGSSCSGSWNNGYIIFIDDNGDKTADNGTEVLKRIQGFNSKDFIKASSTLITFGMDGMLSSTSSISIHYCPSKKNSEYSKGISISPSGKIAAINTDVNCNS, encoded by the coding sequence ATGAGAAGAACTAGCGGATTTACTCTTATTGAGTTGATGGTAACGGTAGCCGTTTCGGCAATTTTGTTGGCTGTCGCTGCGCCTTCGTTTACTTCGTTATACAATAATACCCGCGCGGCTTCTGCAATCGGAAATATCGAAAGTTCTATGGCATTCGCAAGAAGCCAAGCTGTTAATTTTGGTAGAAAAGTATCTGTTTGTCCAGGAAATGGGAGTAGTTGTTCGGGGAGTTGGAATAATGGCTACATTATTTTCATTGATGATAATGGAGATAAAACTGCCGACAATGGAACTGAAGTGTTAAAGAGGATACAAGGTTTTAACTCTAAAGATTTTATTAAAGCATCGTCTACACTAATAACGTTTGGTATGGATGGAATGCTAAGTAGCACAAGCTCAATAAGTATTCACTATTGTCCGTCTAAGAAAAATAGTGAATACTCTAAAGGCATTAGCATCAGCCCATCGGGGAAAATAGCAGCCATCAACACTGATGTAAATTGCAATTCATAG
- a CDS encoding type IV pilin protein translates to MKVTITKAYSGFTLIEVMITVVIVGILASIAYPSYTKFVAKGARADALAGLMNVANRQEQYYLDHKTFTKNMKKLGFSVDGDGNFVVENGFYKIDATVANANRYTIEAKAIGVQATRDTECASIEITSDGVKTPSDCW, encoded by the coding sequence ATGAAAGTAACAATCACTAAAGCATACTCTGGTTTTACCTTAATAGAGGTAATGATTACCGTCGTCATTGTAGGGATTTTAGCTTCTATTGCATATCCCTCGTATACTAAATTTGTTGCGAAGGGAGCTAGGGCTGATGCGCTAGCTGGTTTGATGAATGTGGCCAACAGGCAAGAACAATATTATTTAGATCATAAAACGTTCACTAAAAATATGAAAAAACTTGGTTTTTCTGTTGATGGTGATGGTAATTTTGTTGTCGAGAATGGATTTTATAAAATAGATGCAACTGTAGCTAATGCTAATAGATATACTATAGAGGCTAAAGCTATTGGTGTCCAAGCTACTCGAGATACAGAGTGTGCATCAATAGAGATAACTTCAGATGGGGTGAAAACACCAAGTGACTGCTGGTAA